The stretch of DNA GTTGTGACAGAATGGAGCAGCCATATTACCCATTTAATACACAACCAGAATGTACACGTTGGATTCGTCAAAGGTGATTACGGCTGGAAAGACCAAAAGCGCCTCCTGTTTGAAGAAACCATCTGTGTGGCATCGAAGCATGAAATTGACCTGGAGAACCTGCCTGACCATCCGAGAATTGATTATAGGACTGATCAAGGACTGAAAATGGTCGTCGATAACTGGTGGGCAGAAAATTATGCGAAGCCTCCTTTAATCAGCATTGACGTTGACAAAGCCGGCACGTGCAAAAACATGGTGGCAAACGGTCTCGGCTATGCCATTTTGCCAAGCATGATTTTAGAAGACATCGAAAATCTTCATAAAACCCCTTTAAGGCAGCCAAACGGCGAACTGATCAAGCGGAAAGGCTGGATGTTTTTTCATGAGGAATCGCTTGAATTAAATATTGTCAGAGCGTTTGTTGAATTTATTGAACGAATTGATCTTAAAGCCATTCATTAAAAAAACAGCTCTCCTGTTTCACAGGGAGAGCTGTTTTTAAATTTGTTTTAACGCACTGCTGATCGACTTTTCTCCAGAGATCAGATCAAAGGAACGGTTAAACGTATGTGCCTCGTCAAGTGCATGAAAAACGACCGATGCTACGTCTTCACGCGGAATGGAACCGCGCTCAAGCTGTTCGCCCGCCTCCACTCTGCCTGTGCCTGGCTCATCCAACAAGCCGCCAGGGCGCACAATCGTATAAGTCAGTGAGCTTTGTTCAACTGCACGGTCTGCATAGTGCTTCGCTGCATAGTAAGGAAGAATCGCTTTATTCCAGTTTTCGCGATTGTTCGCTTGCAGTGCACTCACCATCAAAAATCTTTTTACTCCGATTTTTTCGGCTGCTTCCACCATTTTTGCTGCTCCGTCCAAGTCAATCAAAAGCGTTTTATCAGGACCGGTGTGACCGCCGGATCCAGCGGTAAAAACAATCGCATCACAGCCATACGCCGCATCTGTCAGCTCATCTACACTGCCTTCCAGATTGGCAACAACCGCTTCTATTCCTTTTTCCCTCAGCGCTTCCGCTTGTTCTTCCTTGCGTACCATAGCCTGTGCTTCGTGCTTTTCACTACCCTGCAGAAGCCCGACTAATTTTTGCCCGATTTGTCCGTTTGCTCCAACTACCAGCACTTTCATTGTATATGAGCACCTCTTTCCAAATCATTTCCTGCTCATTATTTCAAAAAAAGGAAGTGGGATCAAACGAGACGACTTACGACTCTAATTTGTCTGTTGTTAAATAAGCCGCTAATTCTTTACTGTCCTTTTTCCGCTCTTTCCGCTTTTGTGCCCGCATTGGTGCCGTTTCATTCAGCTTTTTTTCTTCATTCGTAACAGGGATCACACCTGGAACAGGAGCCGGACGCCGGTTGTCGTCAAGAGCAACAAACGTCAAAAAAGCAGTAGCCGCGATTTTTCTCGCACCGGTTTTTAAATCTTCCGCAATAATTTTAACAAAGACTTCCATCGAAGAACTGCCTGTCCACGTCACAAACGATTCAAAGCAAACCGAATCGCTCGGGCGGATCGGATGTAAAAAGTCGACAGAATCGGTTGAAGCCGTTACACATTCCTTCCGGCTGTGGCGCGCAGCTGAAATGGACGCAACCTGGTCCACATCACTCATCAGACGTCCCCCAAATAATGTATTATGATTGTTTACATCGTTTGGAAACACC from Domibacillus sp. DTU_2020_1001157_1_SI_ALB_TIR_016 encodes:
- a CDS encoding SDR family oxidoreductase codes for the protein MKVLVVGANGQIGQKLVGLLQGSEKHEAQAMVRKEEQAEALREKGIEAVVANLEGSVDELTDAAYGCDAIVFTAGSGGHTGPDKTLLIDLDGAAKMVEAAEKIGVKRFLMVSALQANNRENWNKAILPYYAAKHYADRAVEQSSLTYTIVRPGGLLDEPGTGRVEAGEQLERGSIPREDVASVVFHALDEAHTFNRSFDLISGEKSISSALKQI
- a CDS encoding acyl-CoA thioesterase; translated protein: MEPKKCRESRVVRTSRVFPNDVNNHNTLFGGRLMSDVDQVASISAARHSRKECVTASTDSVDFLHPIRPSDSVCFESFVTWTGSSSMEVFVKIIAEDLKTGARKIAATAFLTFVALDDNRRPAPVPGVIPVTNEEKKLNETAPMRAQKRKERKKDSKELAAYLTTDKLES
- a CDS encoding LysR family transcriptional regulator; the protein is MDERDWLILQTLHAHKNITSAARALYISQPALTNRLKQMEKEFGVQIVTRGRRGVQFTPQGDYLAKCADDMIHRMQKIKENVLNMENTMSGTLRLGVSTFFTDYKLPGLLKMFKEEYPNVEFKVVTEWSSHITHLIHNQNVHVGFVKGDYGWKDQKRLLFEETICVASKHEIDLENLPDHPRIDYRTDQGLKMVVDNWWAENYAKPPLISIDVDKAGTCKNMVANGLGYAILPSMILEDIENLHKTPLRQPNGELIKRKGWMFFHEESLELNIVRAFVEFIERIDLKAIH